One Mycolicibacterium fallax genomic window, TCAACATCGACGCCATCATCGACCGGGTCGACCTGGTCGGACTGGCCAACTCGGTGATCGAGGGCGTCGACCTGCCGCGCATCATCCGGGACTCCACCATGTCGGTGACCACCGGCGCGATCGGCAACGTGCGCGCCACCGGCGAACTCGCCGACGCGATGGTCTCCGGCATCGTCAACCGGGTGCTCGGCCGCACCGGCGACGACCCGGTCGAGGAGCCGTGACCGGCGCGGACTGGCGCACCCTGCAGCTGATCGCGGCCCCGAAATACGGCCACGCCGAGGTGTTCGAGCGGATCGGTGACCTGCCCGGGCAGTACACCTCCTCGCCGCTGCTGCGGCTGTTCGGGGTGATGCTGCAGGAACACCGCAAGACCGGGGAGACCCGGGTGGTGCTGGCCGTCGCCGACGACCACGGCCGGTTCACCGAGGTGCTCCCGGGGGTGTCGAAGAAGCGGTTCGTCGCGGTGATGTGGGACGGCGGCACCATGGACCCCGATTCCCGGCTGTCCAAACACCTGGAGGCCTGGGCGGAGTGGGGGATCGTGCCCGAGGAGGACCGCAGCGGCGGGGTGTGACGGCCAGCCGCAGTGGGTACCCGCCGGAGCTATGGACGCATCGTCGATGATGGCTGTATGACGTTCGCGGTCACCTCCGTGCGCGAGCTCAGCGATTCGGCGGCCGCCGCACGGCACATCGTCGGCACCGCGCTGGCCGACGGGCCGATCGGCCGGGTCGGCCTGGAGCTGGAGGCGCACTGCATCGACCTCGCCGAACCGCGCCGCCGGCCCGACTGGGCCCGGTTGCGCGCGGTCATCGACGCGCTGCCCGCGCTGCCCGGCCGGGCCACCGTCACCGTCGAACCCGGCGGCGCCGTCGAACTGTCCGGCCCGCCGGCCGACGGGCCGAGTGCGGCGATCACCGCCCTGCTGACCGACCACGCGGCGGTGCGGGCGGCATTCGCCCGGGCCGGCCTTGGCCTGCTGCTGCTGGGCGCCGACCCGCTGCGACCGCCGCACCGGGTGCACCCCGGCGGCCGGTACCGGGCGATGGCCCGGCACTTCGAGGCGCTCGGCGCCGGCGCGGCCGGGGCGACCATGATGACCGGCACCGCCTCGATCCAGCTGAACCTCGACGCCGGGCCCCGGCAGCGCTGGGCCGACCGGTTCGCGCTGGCCCACGCGCTGGGCCCCACCATGATCGCGATGACCGCCAACTCGCCGCTGCTGGCCGGCCGGCGCACCGGCTGGCGGTCGACCCGGCAGCGGGCGTGGGGCCGGCTGGACCCGGCGCGCTGCGGCCCGGTGCTGGGCGCCGGCGACGGGGCCGACCCGGCCGCCGACTGGGCCCGCTACGCGCTGGCCGCCCCGGTGATGCTGGTGCGCGCGCCGGACCCGCGGCCGGTGTGCCGGCGGGTCTCGTTCGCCGACTGGGCCGACGCGGTGGTGCCGCTGGCCGGGCGCCGGCCCACCGTCGCCGACCTGGACTACCACCTGAGCACGCTGTTCCCGCCGGTGCGCCCGCGCCGCTGGCTGGAGATCCGCTACCTCGACGCGGTGCCCGAGGACCTCTGGCCCGCGGTGGTGTTCACCCTGGCCACCCTGCTCGACGACGACGCCACCGCGGCCGCCGCCGGGCAGATCGTCGAACCCGTCGCGGCGGCCTGGCAGACCGCCGCCCGGGCCGGGCTGGCCGACCCGAGACTGCACGGCAGTGCCCGGCGCTGCCTGGAGCTGGTGGCGCCGCTGGCCCCGCCGGCACTGGCCCCCGCGCTGGACCGGCTCAGCGCGCTGGTCGAAGGCGGCCGGTGCCCCGGTGACGAGTTCGCCGAACACGCCGACCGCCGCGGGCTGGCCGCCGCGGTCACCGACTGGGCCGGGGGCCGGCGATGACCGACCGCAGCGCGCTGACCGCCGCGCTGACCCGGGCCCGGGACCGCACCCTGAGGCTGGTCGACCTCGACGACGCCGAACTGTGCCGGCAACCCGATCCGCTGATGAGCCCGCTGGTCTGGGACCTCGCGCACATCGGCCAGCAGGAGGAATTCTGGCTGCTGCGCGGCGGGGACCCGCAGACCCCGGGGCTGCTGCCGCCGGCCGTCGACGGCCTCTATGACGCCTTCGCCCATCCCCGGGCCGACCGCGGCGCGCTGCCGCTGCTGGCCCCGGGTAGGGCCCGCCGCTACCTGCAGGTGGTGCGCGAGCGGGCCGTCGACGCCCTGGCGGCGTTGCCGGCCGACGACGACGGGTTCGTCTTCGCGATGGTGCTCAGCCACGAGCATCAGCACGACGAGACCATGCTGGTGGCGCTGAACCTGCGGGCCGGCCCGCCGCTGGTTGGCCCCGGCGCGCCGCCCCCGCCCGGCCGCCCGGGGGTGGCCGGCACCGCGGTGACGGTGCCCGCCGGGCCGTTCGTGCTCGGCGTCGACGCCGCCGACGAGCCGCACGCACTGGACAACGAGCGCCCCGCGCACGTGGTGGAGGTGCCCGGCTTCCGGATCGGCCGGGTCCCGGTGACCAACGGGCAGTGGCGGGCGTTCATCGACGACGACGGCTATCGGCGCCGGGAGTTCTGGTCCCCGGCCGGCTGGGCGCACCGGTGCCGGGCCGGGCTGACCGCACCGCAGTTCTGGCAGCCCGGCGGCACCCGCACCCGATTCGGCCACCGCGAACCGATCCCCGACGACGAACCCGTCATGCACGTGAGCTTCTTCGAGGCGCAGGCGTACGCGGCGTGGGCGGGGGCGCGGCTGCCCACCGAGATCGAATGGGAGAAGGCCTGCGCCTGGGACCCGGGCAGCGGAACCCGCAGGCGCTACCCCTGGGGTGAGCTGCCGCCGACCGCCGAGCACGCCAACCTCGGCGGCACCGCGCTGGCGCCCGCGCCGGTCGGCAGCTACCCGGCCGGGGCGTCGGCCTACGGCGCCGAGCAGCTGCTCGGCGATGTCTGGGAGTGGACCACCTCGCCGCTGCGGCCGTGGCCCGGCTTCACCCCGATGATCTACCAGCGGTACAGCGCGCCGTTCTTCGGCGGCGACTACCGGGTGCTGCGCGGCGGCTCCTGGGCGGTGCACCCCGACATCCTGCGGCCCAGCTTCCGGAACTGGGACCACCCGATCCGCCGGCAGATCTTCGCCGGCCTGCGGCTGGCCTGGGACCTGTGATGTGCCGGCACCTGGGCTGGCTCGGCGCACCGGTGACGCTGAGTTCACTGATCCTGGATCCACCGAACGGCCTTGGCGTGCAATCCTATTCGCCGCGCCGGCAGCGGCACGGCCGGCTCAACGCGGACGGCTGGGGGGCCGGGTTCTTCGACGGCGACACCCCGCGGCGGTGGCGCAGCGCGGCACCGCTGTGGGGCGACGCCTCGTTCGCCTCGGTGGCCCCGGCGCTGTCCAGCGGCTGCGTGGTCGCCGCGGTGCGCTCGGCCACCGTCGGGATGCCGATCGAGTCCACCGCGGTGGCCCCGTTCACCGACGGGCGCTGGCTGCTCTCGCACAACGGGGTCATCGACACCGCGGTGCTGCCGCCGACCCGGCACGCCGAGTCGGTGGTGGACAGCGCCGTGCTGGCCGCGGCGATCTTCGACCGCGGCGTCGAGGCGCTCGGCGAGCTGGTCGCCGAGTTCGGCGCCGCCGACCCCGGCGCGCGGCTGAACATCCTGGCCGCCGACGGCACCCGGCTGCTGGCCACCAGCTGGGGCGACACCCTGTCGGTGCTGCGCCGCCCGGACGGTGTGCTGCTGGCCAGCGAACCCTACGACGACGACCCGCGGTGGCGCGACGTGCCCGACCGGCACCTCGTCGAGGTGCGCGACGGCACCGTCACGCTGACCGCGCTGAGAGGAGCCCGGTGACCCTGCTGGCCAACCACCTGCCCGCCGACCACGCCGCCCGGGCGCTGCGCGCCGACGTCGACGCGGGGCTGCGCGGCACCCCGAAGTCGTTGCCGCCCAAATGGTTCTACGACGAGACCGGCAGCGCACTGTTCGACCGGATCACCCGGCTGCCGGAGTACTACCCGACCCGCACCGAGGCCGCGATCCTGGCCGAGCGGGCCGGCGAGATCGCCGCGGGCTGCCCGGCGGACACCCTGATCGAGCTCGGCAGTGGCACCTCGGCCAAGACCCGGATGCTCATCGACGCGCTGCGCGAGCGCGGCACCCTGGACCGGTTCGTGCCGGTCGACGTCGATGCCACCGTGCTGGCCCAGGCCCAGCGCCGGCTCGGCGCCGGGTACCCCGGGCTGCGCATCGACGCGGTGTGCGGCGACTTCGAACGGCACCTGCACCGGCTGCCGCGCGGCGGCCGGCGGCTGATGGCGTTCCTGGGCTCGACCATCGGCAACCTGACCCCGGGCCCCCGGGCGGAATTCCTGGCCACCGTGGCCGCCGTGCTGGCCCCCGGGGACGCGCTGCTGCTCGGCGTGGACCTGGTCAAGGACACCGGCCGGCTGATCCGGGCCTACGACGACGCCGCCGGGGTGACCGCCGCGTTCAACCGCAACGTGCTCACGGTGATCAACCGGGAACTGCGCGGCGACTTCGATCCGGGCGCCTTCGCGCACGTGGCCCGCTGGAACGCCGAGCAGTCCCGGATGGAGATGTGGCTGCGCGCCGACACCGCCCAGCACGTGCGGATCGCCGACCTGGACCTGGGCGTCGACTTCGCCGCCGGGGAGGGGCTGCTCACCGAGGTGTCCGGCAAGTTCACCCGGGCCGGGATCGAGGCCGAGCTCGCCGAGGCCGGGCTGCGCGGCACGCACTGGTGGACCGATCCGGCCGGCGACTTCGCCCTGACGCTGGCGCACCGGTGATCGGCGACGACGCGCTGGCCGCGGCCTGGCGGGCGGCCCGTCCGCCGGTCGCCGGCGTGCACCTGGACTCGGCGGCCTGCGCGCGGCAGTCGCTGGCGGCGATCGACGCCGCGGCCCGGCACGCCCGCCGCGAGTCGGAGGTCGGCGGCTACCTCGCCGAGCGGGCGGCCGCCCCGGCGCTGGCCGCCGGCCGCGCCGCGATCGCCGCCCTGACCGGGCTGGCCGCCGCCGACGTGGTGTTCACCACCGGCTCCGGGCACGCGCTGGACCTGCTGGCCACCGGCTGGCCCGAGCGCGGGACGGTGGCCTGCGTGCCCGGCGAGTTCGGCCCGAACCTGGCGATCCTGGCCGCCGCCGGGTTCACCGTCCGGCCGCTGCCGGTCGACGGCCTGGGCCGGGTCCGGCCCGAGGAGCTGGCCGCCGACCTGGACGCCGACCGTCCCGCGCTGGTGCACCTGACGGTGATCGGCAGCCACCGCGGCATCGTGCAGCCGGCGGCGCAGATCGCCCGGATCTGCGCGGCGGCCGCGGTCCCGCTGGTGCTCGACGCCGCCCAGGGGCTCGGCCAGGTCGACTGCGCCGTCGGCGCCGACGCGGTGTACTCCTCGTCGCGCAAGTGGCTGGCCGGGCCGCGCGGGGTCGGGTTCCTGGCGGTGCGCCCGGAGACCGCCGCCCGGCTGCGGCCCCGGTTGCCGGCCACCGCGGCCGCCGAGGCCAACATCGCCGCCCGGCTGGGGTACGCGGTGGCGCTGGGGGAGTACCTGGCGGCCGGGCCGGCGCGGATGCGGGCCGCGCTGGCCGCGGTCGGCGCGGCCAGCCGCCGCCGGCTGGCCGGGCTGGCGGGCTGGACGGTGGTCGAACCGGTGGACGAACCCTGCGCCATCGCCACGCTGATCCCGCCGGACGGCGTCGACCCGGTGGCGGTGCGGGACCGGCTGCTCGCCGAGCACCGCATCGTGTGCACCGCCGCCGAAACCGCCCGCGCCCCTTTCGAATTGACCCGGCCGGTGCTGCGGATCTCCCCGCACGTCGAGGTCACCGGCGAGGAGCTCGACGCGCTGGCCGAGGCGCTGTCAGGGTAGTTCCCAGGTGTGCACGGGGGCGTTGGAGTGCATGCCCCGGCAGTAGTGCCGCAGCATCTCGGCCAGCGCCCGCGGCCGGTTCAGGCCCCGATCGGTCAGCGCCCGCACCGCTTCGACCTGCCAGGTGGCGCCGGTGCGGCCGGTCGCGGCCCGGTCCTCGATCACCCCGAGGAACATCTCCCGCACCTCGGTCGCCACACCCCAGCGGCGCAGCCCCTCGTGGGCCATCGGCAGCAGCTCGCGCAGCACCAGCTGGTCGGGCCGCAGCTGCCCCAGCCCGGGCCAGTACAGCTCGGCGGCCATGCCGGACCGGGCGGCGGCGACGAAGTTCGACTCGGCGGCGGCGAAGTCCATCTCGGTCCACAGCGGCCGGTCCGCTTCGCTGAGGGTGCGCAGCGCGCCGTAGTAGAACGCCGCGTTGGCCAGGGTGTCGATGACCGTCGGGCCGGCCGGCAGCACCCGGTTCTCCACCCGCAGGTGCGGCCGGGCCACCCCGTCGCGCTCGACCACGTCGTAGACCGGCCGGTTCCACCGGTACACGGTGCCGTTGTGCAGCCGCAGCTCCGGCAGCCGGGGGATCCGCCCGGCCGCCAACTCCGCGGCCGGGTCCTCCTCGGACAGCTCCGGCAGCAGCGCCGGGAAGTACCGGAGGTTCTCCTCGAACAGGTCGACGATCGAGCTGATCCAGCGTTCGCCGAACCACACCCGCGGCCGCACGCCCTGGGCCTTGAACTCCTCCGGGCGGGTGTCGGTGGCCTGCCCGAACAGCTCGATGCGGGTCTCCGCCCACAGCTGGTGGCCGAAGAAGAACGGCGAGTTGGCCCCGACCGCGAGCTGCGGGCCGGCCAGCAGCTGCGCGGCGTTCCAGTTGTTGGCGAAGTCGGCGGGGGCGACCTGCAGGTGCAGCTGCACGCTGGTGCAGGCGGACTCCGGGGCGATGGTGGCGGTCTGGATGCGCAGCGGCTCCGGGCCGTCGATGTCGATTTCGATGTCCTCACCGCGGGCGGCGAAGATGGACTCGTTGAGTGCCCGGTAGCGGGCCGATTCGCTCATCCAGTCCCCGGCCAGGTGCTCGGGCATCAGGGTGGGCAGGATGCCGATCATCACGATGTGCGCGCCTGCGGCGCCGGCCTTGGCTTCGGCGGCGTTGAGGCTGGCGCGGATGTTGTTGGCCAGGTCCAGCGCGGCGTGCCCGGCCAGCGGGCGCGGCGGCACGTTGAACTCGATGTTGTAGGCGCCGAGTTCGGTCTGATAGGCCGGGTCGGCGATCGAGGCCAGCACCTCGACGTTGCGCATGGTGGGCTGGTAGTCGGCGTCGACCAGGTTGCACTCGATCTCCATGCCGGTGCGCGGGCGGGCGGAGTCGAAACCGGTGCTGGCGAGCATGGTCTGGAAAACCTCGAGGCAGCGCTGCACCTTGCGCCGGTACTGTGCCCGCTGGGCCCGGCTGAACACGGTGTCGCTGACCTCGTCGCCCACGCCTTCCGATGCAACCGGGTCGGCGGGCCGCGCGCAACGGTATCGGCGGAATCTGCCCCGCGCGCACCGGTGCGGTAACAGGTACGGTAAGGCCGTCGGCGTGCGGGTGTGCCGGGCGGGTGTTCCGACCGGTCGCCGCGGGTTACGATAAAACTAGAACACGTTGCAATTAATCGGCAGGGAGTGCCCGTGACCTCGAAGAATGATGACGACGCCCAGGTGCCCGGTGAGATTGCCAAGTGGGATCCGTCGCTCACCGAGTCGGTGATGGGCTGGTTGCGGCCGCTGACCAAGCTCTGGCACCGCTCCGAGGTGCGCGGCCTGGACGACTTCCCGGACGGCGGCGCGCTGGTGGTGTCCAACCACTCCGGCGGCATCTTCGCGATGGACGTCCCGGTGTTCGCCACCGGCTTCTACGAGCGCTTCGGGTTCGTCCGGCCGGTCTTCACCCTGACCTTCGACCTGGTGTTCACCGGGCCGACCGGCGACTTCTTCCGCAAGACCGGCTTCATCAAGGCCAACCACGACAACGCCGATGAGGCGCTGCGCTCCGGCGGGGTGGTGGTGGTCTTCCCGGGCGGCGACTACGACGTCTACCGGCCGGTGACCGAGCGCAACAAGATCGACTTCGGCGGCCGCCAGGGCTACATCCGGGCGGCGCTGAACGCCGGCGTGCCGATCGTGCCGCTGGTCGGGATCGGCGGCCAGGAGAGCCAGCTGTACCTGAGCCGGGGCACCGACCTGGCCAAGCTGCTGCGGCTGGACAAGATGTTCCGGGCGAAGATCCTGCCGGTGTCCTTCGGCTTCCCGTTCGGGCTGTCGGTGGTGGTGCCGCCGAATCTGCCGCTGCCCACCAAGATCGTCCAGCAGGTGCTCGAACCGATCGACATCGTCGCCCAGTTCGGCGAGGACCCCGACATCGATGAGGTCGACGCGCACATCCAGTCCGTCATGCAGGACGCGCTGGACAAGCTGGCCGCCGAGCGTCGGCTCCCGGTGATCGGCTGACCATGGTGCAGATTCCCGGAAGTGACGTGATCGGGCTGGTCGCCGCCATGGTGCGGGCCGGGGTCATCGCCCCGATGCGCCCGGACAAGTACCTGCGGGTGATGGTCGCCGGCGCCCGCGAGGGCCGCTCGGTGACCAGCGGCTTTGCCATGAGCGCGCAGCGGGCGCCCGACCGGGTCGGGCTGATCGACGAGATCGGCGAGCTGACCTTCGCCGAGATCGATTCGCGGGCAAACGCTTTCGCCGCCGCGCTGCAGGACCTCGGGGTCGAGACGGTCGGCATCATGTGCCGCAACCACCGCGGGTTCGTCGACGCGCTGATCGCCGGCAACCGGATCGGCGCCAACGTGCTGCTGCTCAACACCTCCTTCGCCGGCCCGGCCCTGGCCGAGGTCGTCGACCGCGAGGGCGTCGACGTGCTGATCTACGACGAGGAATTCACCGCGACGGTCGACCGGGCCGCCCAGGATCGCCCGCAGGCCCGGCGCATCGTGGCCTGGACCGATGACCCGGCGGCGCACGCGGTCACCGTCGAGGCGCTCATCGACGCCAACGCCGGGCGGCGGCCGCAGGCCGCCGAGGGCACCGGCCGGCTGATCCTGCTGACCTCGGGAACCACCGGAACCCCCAAGGGCGCCAAGCATTCCGGCGGTGGCCTCGGGGAACTGCGGGCGATCCTGGAGCGGGTGCCGTGGCACACCGACGAGACCGTCGTGGTGGCGGCGCCGATGTTCCACGCCTGGGGTTTTTCCCAGCTGGTGTTCGCCGCGTCGATGGCCTGCACGGTGGTGACCCGGCGACGGTTCGACCCCGAGGCCACCCTGGAACTCGTCGACCGGCACGCCGCCCGCGGGCTGTGCGTGGTGCCGGTGATGTTCGACCGCATCATGGACCTGCCCGAGCAGGTGCTGGCCCGCTACAGCGGCCGGTCGCTGCGGTTTGCCACCGCCTCGGGGTCCCGGATGCGCCCCGATGTGGTGATCCGGTTCATGGACAAGTTCGGCGACATCATCTACAACAACTACAACGCCACCGAGGCCGGCATGATCGCCACCGCCACCCCGGCCGACCTGCGGGTCGCGCCGGACACCGCGGGCAAGCCCGCGGTCGGCACCGAGGTGCGCATCCTGGACGCCGAGCACCGGCCGGTGCCGCTCGGGCAGGTCGGGCAGATCTTCGTCCGCAACGGCTCGCGCTTCGACGGGTACACCGGCGGGGGCGGCAAGGAATTCCACGACGGCTTCATGGCCTCGGGCGACCTGGGCCGGATGGACGCCGACGGCCGGCTGTTCGTGATCGGCCGCGACGACGAGATGATCGTCTCCGGCGGCGAGAACGTCTACCCGATCGAGGTGGAGAAGGTGCTGGTCACCCATCCCGAGGTGGCCGAGGCCGGCGTCATCGGGGTGGACGACGAGCAGTACGGCCAGCGGCTGGTGGCGTTCGTGGTGCCGGCCGAGGGCGGATCGGTGACCCCGGACGAGCTGAAGGCCTACGTTCGGGAGAACCTGGCCAACTACAAGGTGCCGCGCGCGGTGATCGTGCTCGATGAGCTGCCCCGCAACAGCACCGGCAAGATCGTTCGCCGCGAGCTGCAGCAGCTGGCCGAGGGTTAGTCGACCGGCGGCAGCGCCGTGGGGATCGGGGTCAGCGCGGCCGTGATCCCCGCGGCGCGGCGGATGTCCTCCAGCTCGGCGACCATCGCCGAGGTGACCTCGTGCGCGTCGCGCACCGACGCCAGGTCGGTGATCACCGAGATGTTCAGCTGATCGACGTAGCTCCACACGGTGATGTTGATGCCGCTGCCCGCGGTCAGCGGGCCCACGCTGTAGATCTCGGTGACCAGCGCCTGCCCGACCCGGCCGGGCTCACGCGGCCCGGGCACATTGGAGATGTTGAGGTTGAGCACCTTGTTCTGGCCGTCCTGGTTGGACAGCTTCTTGAACAGCGCCTCGATCCCGGCCGGCGGCAGGTAGTTCGACCACCGGCTGACCAGCTCGGGGCCGATCAGGTGGTTGGTCTCCTTGGCCAGGATGGCGTCGTCGTGGGCCTGACGCACCCGCTCCAGCGGGTCGGCCAGATCGATCGGGATCGGCATCATCACCCCGGTGAACCGGTTGCCGGAGATCCGCTCGGAGGAGAAGTCGAAGCTCACCGGCACCGAGGCCAGCAGCCGGTTGTCGGCGTGCCCGTCGTAGCGCAGCGCGAGGGTGCGCAGCGCCCCGGCGGACATCGCCAGCACCAGGTCGTTGATCGACACCCCCAGTGCGGCCTTGGTCTCCTTGGCGTCGGCCAGCGACAGCGACGCGGTGGCGAACCGGCGCTCCGGGGTCAGCACGTGGTTCATGAAGCTCGGCGGCGGGGTGAACGGCCGGGTCAGGTCCGGGGCCAGCCGGCGGGTGCTGCGCCGCACCCGGTTGATGCCCGCCGCGGTGTAGCCGATGGTCGCCGGGATCTCGGCGATGTGCCGCATGTGATCACGCCAGGCCGCCCGGGCCAGCTCGCCCTTGGTCGGCGGGGGATCGGTGACCGGGTGCTGCTCGTCGTCAAGCGACTGCTCGCCCAGGCTCATGCCGAGGGCCAGCAGGTTGGCCGCGGCCACCCCGTCGGCCAGCGCGTGGTGGATCTTGTTGACGACGGCGAACCGGCCGTCGGCCAGCCCGTCGACGAAGTACATCTCCCACAGCGGCCTGCGGCGGTCCAGCGGGGTGCCGGCGATCTCACCGATCGCGTCGTCGAGTTCCCGGCGCCCGCCCGGGGCGGGCAGGGTCAGCGGCCGGACGTGGTAGTCCAGGTCCACCTCGACGTGCTCGCGCCACATCGGGTGGTGGAACTTCAGCGGAATGTCCACCAGCTGGTAGCGCAGCGGGTCCAGCTTGTGCAACCGGCTGCCGATGACTCGGCGGAAGTCCTCGATGCCGAACTTTCTGCCGCCCTCCCCGGGGATCTCCACGATCGCGATCTTGAGGGTGTGCATGTGCACATTGGGGGTCTCGGTGTAGAGCAGGAAGGCATCCCACCCGGTGAGTCTCTTCACGAGCTCACTCAGATCGCCCGTTCGGTGGGCATGGT contains:
- the egtD gene encoding L-histidine N(alpha)-methyltransferase; translated protein: MTLLANHLPADHAARALRADVDAGLRGTPKSLPPKWFYDETGSALFDRITRLPEYYPTRTEAAILAERAGEIAAGCPADTLIELGSGTSAKTRMLIDALRERGTLDRFVPVDVDATVLAQAQRRLGAGYPGLRIDAVCGDFERHLHRLPRGGRRLMAFLGSTIGNLTPGPRAEFLATVAAVLAPGDALLLGVDLVKDTGRLIRAYDDAAGVTAAFNRNVLTVINRELRGDFDPGAFAHVARWNAEQSRMEMWLRADTAQHVRIADLDLGVDFAAGEGLLTEVSGKFTRAGIEAELAEAGLRGTHWWTDPAGDFALTLAHR
- the egtB gene encoding ergothioneine biosynthesis protein EgtB gives rise to the protein MTDRSALTAALTRARDRTLRLVDLDDAELCRQPDPLMSPLVWDLAHIGQQEEFWLLRGGDPQTPGLLPPAVDGLYDAFAHPRADRGALPLLAPGRARRYLQVVRERAVDALAALPADDDGFVFAMVLSHEHQHDETMLVALNLRAGPPLVGPGAPPPPGRPGVAGTAVTVPAGPFVLGVDAADEPHALDNERPAHVVEVPGFRIGRVPVTNGQWRAFIDDDGYRRREFWSPAGWAHRCRAGLTAPQFWQPGGTRTRFGHREPIPDDEPVMHVSFFEAQAYAAWAGARLPTEIEWEKACAWDPGSGTRRRYPWGELPPTAEHANLGGTALAPAPVGSYPAGASAYGAEQLLGDVWEWTTSPLRPWPGFTPMIYQRYSAPFFGGDYRVLRGGSWAVHPDILRPSFRNWDHPIRRQIFAGLRLAWDL
- a CDS encoding WS/DGAT/MGAT family O-acyltransferase; this translates as MKRLTGWDAFLLYTETPNVHMHTLKIAIVEIPGEGGRKFGIEDFRRVIGSRLHKLDPLRYQLVDIPLKFHHPMWREHVEVDLDYHVRPLTLPAPGGRRELDDAIGEIAGTPLDRRRPLWEMYFVDGLADGRFAVVNKIHHALADGVAAANLLALGMSLGEQSLDDEQHPVTDPPPTKGELARAAWRDHMRHIAEIPATIGYTAAGINRVRRSTRRLAPDLTRPFTPPPSFMNHVLTPERRFATASLSLADAKETKAALGVSINDLVLAMSAGALRTLALRYDGHADNRLLASVPVSFDFSSERISGNRFTGVMMPIPIDLADPLERVRQAHDDAILAKETNHLIGPELVSRWSNYLPPAGIEALFKKLSNQDGQNKVLNLNISNVPGPREPGRVGQALVTEIYSVGPLTAGSGINITVWSYVDQLNISVITDLASVRDAHEVTSAMVAELEDIRRAAGITAALTPIPTALPPVD
- a CDS encoding 1-acyl-sn-glycerol-3-phosphate acyltransferase, which translates into the protein MGWLRPLTKLWHRSEVRGLDDFPDGGALVVSNHSGGIFAMDVPVFATGFYERFGFVRPVFTLTFDLVFTGPTGDFFRKTGFIKANHDNADEALRSGGVVVVFPGGDYDVYRPVTERNKIDFGGRQGYIRAALNAGVPIVPLVGIGGQESQLYLSRGTDLAKLLRLDKMFRAKILPVSFGFPFGLSVVVPPNLPLPTKIVQQVLEPIDIVAQFGEDPDIDEVDAHIQSVMQDALDKLAAERRLPVIG
- the egtC gene encoding ergothioneine biosynthesis protein EgtC, with the translated sequence MCRHLGWLGAPVTLSSLILDPPNGLGVQSYSPRRQRHGRLNADGWGAGFFDGDTPRRWRSAAPLWGDASFASVAPALSSGCVVAAVRSATVGMPIESTAVAPFTDGRWLLSHNGVIDTAVLPPTRHAESVVDSAVLAAAIFDRGVEALGELVAEFGAADPGARLNILAADGTRLLATSWGDTLSVLRRPDGVLLASEPYDDDPRWRDVPDRHLVEVRDGTVTLTALRGAR
- the egtE gene encoding ergothioneine biosynthesis PLP-dependent enzyme EgtE, producing MVDRSGRRLRPDAGAPVIGDDALAAAWRAARPPVAGVHLDSAACARQSLAAIDAAARHARRESEVGGYLAERAAAPALAAGRAAIAALTGLAAADVVFTTGSGHALDLLATGWPERGTVACVPGEFGPNLAILAAAGFTVRPLPVDGLGRVRPEELAADLDADRPALVHLTVIGSHRGIVQPAAQIARICAAAAVPLVLDAAQGLGQVDCAVGADAVYSSSRKWLAGPRGVGFLAVRPETAARLRPRLPATAAAEANIAARLGYAVALGEYLAAGPARMRAALAAVGAASRRRLAGLAGWTVVEPVDEPCAIATLIPPDGVDPVAVRDRLLAEHRIVCTAAETARAPFELTRPVLRISPHVEVTGEELDALAEALSG
- the egtA gene encoding ergothioneine biosynthesis glutamate--cysteine ligase EgtA, which encodes MTFAVTSVRELSDSAAAARHIVGTALADGPIGRVGLELEAHCIDLAEPRRRPDWARLRAVIDALPALPGRATVTVEPGGAVELSGPPADGPSAAITALLTDHAAVRAAFARAGLGLLLLGADPLRPPHRVHPGGRYRAMARHFEALGAGAAGATMMTGTASIQLNLDAGPRQRWADRFALAHALGPTMIAMTANSPLLAGRRTGWRSTRQRAWGRLDPARCGPVLGAGDGADPAADWARYALAAPVMLVRAPDPRPVCRRVSFADWADAVVPLAGRRPTVADLDYHLSTLFPPVRPRRWLEIRYLDAVPEDLWPAVVFTLATLLDDDATAAAAGQIVEPVAAAWQTAARAGLADPRLHGSARRCLELVAPLAPPALAPALDRLSALVEGGRCPGDEFAEHADRRGLAAAVTDWAGGRR
- the fadD12 gene encoding acyl-CoA ligase FadD12, yielding MVQIPGSDVIGLVAAMVRAGVIAPMRPDKYLRVMVAGAREGRSVTSGFAMSAQRAPDRVGLIDEIGELTFAEIDSRANAFAAALQDLGVETVGIMCRNHRGFVDALIAGNRIGANVLLLNTSFAGPALAEVVDREGVDVLIYDEEFTATVDRAAQDRPQARRIVAWTDDPAAHAVTVEALIDANAGRRPQAAEGTGRLILLTSGTTGTPKGAKHSGGGLGELRAILERVPWHTDETVVVAAPMFHAWGFSQLVFAASMACTVVTRRRFDPEATLELVDRHAARGLCVVPVMFDRIMDLPEQVLARYSGRSLRFATASGSRMRPDVVIRFMDKFGDIIYNNYNATEAGMIATATPADLRVAPDTAGKPAVGTEVRILDAEHRPVPLGQVGQIFVRNGSRFDGYTGGGGKEFHDGFMASGDLGRMDADGRLFVIGRDDEMIVSGGENVYPIEVEKVLVTHPEVAEAGVIGVDDEQYGQRLVAFVVPAEGGSVTPDELKAYVRENLANYKVPRAVIVLDELPRNSTGKIVRRELQQLAEG
- a CDS encoding glutamate--cysteine ligase is translated as MGDEVSDTVFSRAQRAQYRRKVQRCLEVFQTMLASTGFDSARPRTGMEIECNLVDADYQPTMRNVEVLASIADPAYQTELGAYNIEFNVPPRPLAGHAALDLANNIRASLNAAEAKAGAAGAHIVMIGILPTLMPEHLAGDWMSESARYRALNESIFAARGEDIEIDIDGPEPLRIQTATIAPESACTSVQLHLQVAPADFANNWNAAQLLAGPQLAVGANSPFFFGHQLWAETRIELFGQATDTRPEEFKAQGVRPRVWFGERWISSIVDLFEENLRYFPALLPELSEEDPAAELAAGRIPRLPELRLHNGTVYRWNRPVYDVVERDGVARPHLRVENRVLPAGPTVIDTLANAAFYYGALRTLSEADRPLWTEMDFAAAESNFVAAARSGMAAELYWPGLGQLRPDQLVLRELLPMAHEGLRRWGVATEVREMFLGVIEDRAATGRTGATWQVEAVRALTDRGLNRPRALAEMLRHYCRGMHSNAPVHTWELP